The following proteins are encoded in a genomic region of Triticum dicoccoides isolate Atlit2015 ecotype Zavitan chromosome 1B, WEW_v2.0, whole genome shotgun sequence:
- the LOC119336836 gene encoding cytochrome P450 89A2-like: MEAWLLLPVALLLPLLIVLLAQRVAAGAGKAKNGSHIPPGPLALPLLGSLLWLRHSSADVEPLLRRLMVRYGPVVSLRVGSRLSIFVADRRVAHAALVERGAALADRPAVTRGLFGETGNTVARASYGPAWRLLRRNLVSETLHPTRVRLFAPARAWVRRVLADKLLRESGPGVEAATRGVLVMEAFRYAMFCLLVLMCFGERLDEASVRAVGAAQRDWLLYVARKTSVFAFWPAVTKHLFRGRLKMGLALRRRQKELFLPLIDARWERKKQINRGAGVVLPMAETTFEHSYVDTLLDIKLPEEEAGRALTDDEMVILCSEFLIAGTDTTATGLQWIMAELVKNPAIQEKLYDEIRTTTGGDQAEVSEEDIHKMPYLKAVVLEGLRRHPPAHFVLPHKAMEDMEIDGYLIPKGATVNFMVAEMGRDEREWEKPMEFVPERFLPGGDGEGVDVAGSREIRMMPFGVGRRICAGLGVAMLHLEYFVANLVNEFEWREVPGDEVDFAEKPEFTVVMANPLCARLVPRSRS, translated from the coding sequence ATGGAGGCATGGCTCCTGCTCCCTGtcgccctcctcctccccctcctcatcgtCCTGCTCGCGCAGCGCGTCGCGGCCGGGGCGGGTAAAGCCAAGAACGGCAGCCACATCCCGCCTGGCCCGCTCGCCTTGCCGTTGCTCGGCAGCCTACTGTGGCTGAGGCACTCCTCAGCCGACGTGGAGCCCCTACTCCGGCGCCTCATGGTGCGGTATGGCCCCGTCGTGTCCCTGCGCGTCGGCTCCCGTCTCTCCATCTTCGTGGCCGACCGGCGAGTGGCCCACGCCGCCCTGGTTGAGCGCGGCGCCGCTCTGGCTGACCGCCCGGCGGTCACGCGCGGCCTCTTCGGCGAGACCGGCAACACAGTCGCGCGCGCCAGCTACGGGCCcgcgtggcgcctcctgaggcgcaACCTCGTCTCAGAGACGCTGCACCCGACGCGTGTCCGCCTCTTCGCGCCTGCGCGCGCCTGGGTGCGCCGCGTGCTCGCGGACAAGCTGCTGCGGGAGTCCGGCCCCGGCGTGGAGGCGGCGACCCGCGGGGTCCTGGTCATGGAGGCGTTCCGGTACGCCATGTTCTGCCTCCTCGTGCTCATGTGCTTCGGCGAGAGGCTCGACGAGGCTTCGGTGCGGGCGGTCGGCGCCGCGCAGCGCGACTGGCTCTTGTACGTCGCGCGCAAGACGAGTGTCTTCGCCTTCTGGCCGGCTGTCACCAAGCACCTTTTTCGCGGCCGTCTCAAGATGGGCCTCGCCCTGCGGCGGCGGCAGAAGGAGCTCTTCCTGCCGCTGATTGACGCGCGGTGGGAGCGCAAGAAACAGATCAACCGAGGCGCCGGCGTGGTGTTGCCGATGGCGGAGACCACGTTCGAGCACTCGTACGTGGACACCCTGCTCGACATCAAGCTCCCTGAAGAAGAGGCTGGCCGCGCGCTCACGGACGACGAGATGGTCATACTCTGTTCCGAGTTCCTTATCGCCGGAACCGACACCACCGCCACCGGGCTGCAATGGATCATGGCTGAGCTCGTCAAGAACCCGGCCATCCAGGAGAAGCTCTATGACGAGATCAGGACCACAACTGGTGGCGACCAGGCAGAGGTCTCCGAGGAGGACATCCACAAGATGCCTTACCTCAAAGCCGTCGTCCTTGAGGGACTGCGCAGGCACCCACCGGCGCACTTCGTGCTGCCGCACAAGGCGATGGAGGACATGGAGATTGACGGGTACCTGATCCCGAAGGGCGCCACTGTGAACTTCATGGTGGCCGAGATGGGCAGGGACGAGCGGGAGTGGGAGAAGCCGATGGAATTCGTGCCAGAGCGATTCTTGCCGGGCGGCGATGGCGAGGGGGTGGATGTGGCCGGCAGCAGGGAGATCAGGATGATGCCATTCGGCGTCGGGAGGAGGATCTGCGCCGGGCTCGGCGTCGCCATGCTTCACCTTGAGTACTTCGTGGCCAATTTGGTCAATGAGTTCGAGTGGCGTGAGGTTCCAGGCGACGAGGTGGACTTCGCCGAGAAGCCGGAGTTCACCGTCGTCATGGCCAACCCGCTGTGCGCGAGGTTGGTGCCCAGAAGCAGGAGCTGA